One Streptomyces umbrinus genomic window, ACCCGGAGAGCCGGTGCGGACTCTCAAGCGGACGTGACCTTCAGCAGCCCTGGGGCTACTCCCACTCGATGGTGCCCGGCGGCTTCGACGTGACGTCGAGGACGACCCGGTTGACGTCGGCGACCTCGTTCGTGATGCGCGTCGAGATCTTCGCGAGGACGTCGTACGGCAGGCGCGACCAGTCGGCGGTCATGGCGTCCTCGGACGAGACGGGCCGCAGCACGATCGGGTGGCCGTACGTCCGGCCGTCGCCCTGGACGCCGACGCTGCGGACGTCCGCGAGCAGCACGACCGGGCACTGCCAGATGTCGCGGTCGAGGCCGGCCGCCGTCAGCTCCTCGCGGGCGATGGCGTCGGCCTCGCGGAGCAGGTCGAGCCGCTCCTTGGTGACCTCGCCGACGATCCGGATACCGAGGCCGGGGCCCGGGAACGGCTGGCGCTGGACGATCTCGTCCGGCAGGCCGAGCTCCTGGCCGACCATCCGGACCTCGTCCTTGAACAGCTTGCGCAGCGGCTCGATCAGCTTGAACTCGAGGTCTTCCGGCAGCCCGCCCACGTTGTGGTGGGACTTGATGTTGGCGGTGCCGGTGCCGCCGCCGGACTCGACGACGTCCGGGTAGAGCGTGCCCTGCACCAGGAAGGCGACCTCGGGACCCGCGTCCGCGATGATCTCGGCCTGCGCCTGCTCGAAGACCCGGATGAACTCGCGGCCGATGATCTTCCGCTTCTCCTCGGGGTCGGAGACCCCGGCGAGCGCGCTGAGGAACCGCTCCTCCGCGTCCACGACCTTCAGCTGTACGCCGGTCGCGGCCACGAAGTCCTTCTCGACCTGCTCGGTCTCGCCCTTGCGCATCAGACCATGGTCGACGTACACGCAGGTCAGCTGGGAGCCGATGGCCTTCTGGACGAGAGCGGCCGCTACGGCGGAGTCCACGCCGCCGGACAGGCCGCAGATGGCACGCTTGTCGCCGACCTGCTCGCGGATCGCGGCGACCTGCTCCTCGATCACATTGCCGGTGGTCCAGTTCGGGGTGAGGCCCGCGCCCCGGTACAGGAAGTGTTCGAGCACCTGCTGGCCGTGCGTGGAGTGCATGACCTCGGGGTGGTACTGGACCCCGTACAGCCGCTTCTCGTCGTTCTCGAAGGCCGCGACCGGGACGACGTCCGTGGAGGCCGTCACCGAGAAGCCCTCGGGGGCCGCGCTGCACGCGTCGCCGTGGGACATCCACACCGACTGCTCGTCCGGGGTGCCCTCGAAGAGGGTCGAGCCCGACTTGGAGACGTGCAGCGGCGTACGGCCGTACTCGCGGGCGCCGGTGTTGTCGACCGTGCCGCCGAGGGTGGTCGCCATCAGCTGGAAGCCGTAGCACATGCCGAAGACCGGGACGCCGGCCTCGAAGAGGGCGCGGTCCAGGCGGGGGGCGCCTTCCGCGTACACCGACGAGGGGCCGCCGGAGAGGATGATCGCCGCCGGGTTCTTGGCGAGCATCTCCGCGACCGGCATGGTGCTCGGCACGATCTCGCTGTAGACCCGGGCCTCGCGGACTCGGCGGGCGATGAGCTGGGCGTACTGCGCACCGAAGTCGACGACCAGGACGGTGTCGGGGGCGACGGGGGACGCTTCTGGCACGGTTTGCCTTCCGGCGGTTCAGCAGGGATGTACTCCCGAGTCTAACCGGGCGCCCGGAGCCCCCGTCCCGTCCCCGGGGGCTCCGTCCCCCGGCCCCGTGTCGCCACCGGGACTCCGCCCCAGACCCCGTGGGTGCGATTTCGGGTGCGGGCCCGCTGTGGCTGGCCGCGCAGCTCCCCGCGCCCCTGGAAGGCGGGCTGCGCCCTACTTCCAGGCCGATCCCCTGCCCACCCCCGCCAACCCCCACCCACCCAGCCCGTCCGGCGTTTGAGGACGAGGCCGTTCAGGCCGATGCGGGGGTCTGGGGGCGGCAGCCCCCGGTAAGTGACGGGAATGGGTAGGGGCGGCGGGGCCGAAAAAGGTGTCTCAGGATTCGAACCGAGTTGGACGGCACCGCCCGCCCGGGCATACTGCTCCCATGCTCACGCACGAGACCTTCGTCTTTACCTATGGCAACCGGCCCACCGGCTGCCATGGTCGTGCTGCTTGAGCAACTGACAAGCGACTTCCCAGGCGCCCCGGGCCGACAAGGCCCGGGGCGCCTCGCGGTTTCCGGACCTTGCCGCTCCGGGGCACCCCACTCGAAGAGGAGCCCCCGAGATGAGCACAGCCGCCGACACGGCCACCGGCACCACCGAGAACACCACCGCGGACAGGACCGGCGCCCGTACCGAAGCGGCCGCCGACGTCATCACCGGCGCCCGCGAACGCATCGACGCCCTCGACGACCGGATCATCGGCCTCGTCCAGGAACGCATGGCGATCTCGGCGGTCATCCAGGAGGCCCGCATCGCCTCCGGAGGCCGCCGCGTGAACCTGTCCCGCGAGATGGACGTCCTCGGCCACTACAGGGACGCGCTCGGCAAGCCGGGCACCTCCCTCGCGATGACACTCCTGGAGCTCTGCCGCGGCCGCGTCTGAAGACCACCTCCGAGGATGCTGAGGACGTCCGGGATCCGCGTACGACACCCGCGTACGACGGACGTCCGGTGCACGCACGTACGCATGTCCTCTCACCCGTACGGCGCGTGACCGCCCCGCGGCGGGCTTCGTTGGTCCCGGTGTCCGTGTCAGCCAGGGGCGGGCCCGAAGAACCACGCGTGGCTCCGCTGGAACGATGAGGCGTACGGACGTGCGCCGTGGGACCTCGTTCCAGAGAAGTGACCGGACGGCAGGGGACAGCAGCCCGGTCACCCAAGAGAGGTCGGTTCCGGGGACGCCCGGAACCGACCGGCGGAATCTGTGCAAGGGCGGTCGAAACGGTTGCGGAGGCCGCGGCCCATCGAGCACGATGTTTGGAACCACCCCAAGTCCCAGAGCAGACAGCAGCATTGGATCGTCTTACCGCCATTGGTCGACACCACGCGCACTCCCCCGTGCGCCGGGGCGCCGACCCGGCGGAGAAGCCAGTAAGCGGCGCACCCCCCGGCGCCGTCCCGCAGGCACCGGCGCTGCCCTGACGTCGGTGCTGACCACGAAGGGCCCCGCGGTTCGCCCGCGGGGCCCTTCGCCTGTCCGTACGACGTGCGGCCGGTCCCGTGTCCCGGACCGTGCCGGGCCGTGCGGTTCCGTCCCGTCCCGTCAGGCCGTCGTCTTCTTCAGCTTGGCGAGCTGCGCCTCGACGAGTTCGGCCGGGACCTCGACCTCGTCGGCGTCCAGCATGTTCATCGAGCTGAAGGCCACCAGCGTCGAACCGTCGCGGACGACCGTGTAGGCGGCCGGGACCTCCGCCCCCTCGATGGAGGCGACCAGCCGGAACGCGACGGACTCGTCGCCCAGCTTCGGATCGGCCAGCGCCTTGACCCCGGAGTACTTGTAGCCGACGTACCGGTACGCCGTGCACTCGCCGGTCGCCCTGCGCAGCCCGGCGAGCACGTCGTCGGCCTCGCCGGACCCGTACGAGAGGAGCGCGAGCGTGGTCACCGAGGCGTTCGTCTCGTCCTTGGCGGTGACGCCGCGGCTGAGCGAGGTCCGTGAGACCGGGTCGGTGGTGAACAGGAACATGTCGGCGACCGGCTGGCACCTGGCCGGGCCCGCCGGGGAGGACGCCCCTTGGAGGTCGGCGGATCCGGCCCCCTCGACCTTGTATCCCTTGACGTCAGCCGTCGTGAGCGCGGCCTTCTTCAACTGCGCCCGGGTCAGGGGTTCGTCCGTGTCCGGGGCGGCCGAGGAGTCCTTGCCCGACCCCTTCGCCTTGTCCCCGGCCCCGTTCCCGTCCTCGCCGTTCGCCTTCTCCTTCGACTTGTCGGCCGACTGCCCGGTGGCCGACGTCCGTGCCGCCTTCTTGTCCTTGTCGCCGCCGTCCGAGCACGCCGAGGCGCATCCGAGGCCGACGACGACCGATGCGGCCACGAGGGTCCGCGTGATCCTTCTGCTCATGTCCTGCTCATGTCCGTACTCATGTCCGGGACACCGTCCCACACGACTCCGTCCCGGACTTGTCGAGCTCCCGGCTGCGGTCGTACGGGTCGGTCGTGGGCCCGCTCGGCGGCGCGCCCGTGGGTTCGACCGAGTCGAACTGCGGGTGCAGGAAGCCGTCGTAGACGTCGCAGGCGGAGTTGGCGAGATCCTGGTCGTGGCGGCTGACCGAGAGCCTGCCCGGCGTGACCTCGTACTTCGCCGGGTTGAGGAGCTCCAGGTCGAGGATGCGGCGGA contains:
- the guaA gene encoding glutamine-hydrolyzing GMP synthase, which produces MPEASPVAPDTVLVVDFGAQYAQLIARRVREARVYSEIVPSTMPVAEMLAKNPAAIILSGGPSSVYAEGAPRLDRALFEAGVPVFGMCYGFQLMATTLGGTVDNTGAREYGRTPLHVSKSGSTLFEGTPDEQSVWMSHGDACSAAPEGFSVTASTDVVPVAAFENDEKRLYGVQYHPEVMHSTHGQQVLEHFLYRGAGLTPNWTTGNVIEEQVAAIREQVGDKRAICGLSGGVDSAVAAALVQKAIGSQLTCVYVDHGLMRKGETEQVEKDFVAATGVQLKVVDAEERFLSALAGVSDPEEKRKIIGREFIRVFEQAQAEIIADAGPEVAFLVQGTLYPDVVESGGGTGTANIKSHHNVGGLPEDLEFKLIEPLRKLFKDEVRMVGQELGLPDEIVQRQPFPGPGLGIRIVGEVTKERLDLLREADAIAREELTAAGLDRDIWQCPVVLLADVRSVGVQGDGRTYGHPIVLRPVSSEDAMTADWSRLPYDVLAKISTRITNEVADVNRVVLDVTSKPPGTIEWE
- a CDS encoding chorismate mutase, encoding MSTAADTATGTTENTTADRTGARTEAAADVITGARERIDALDDRIIGLVQERMAISAVIQEARIASGGRRVNLSREMDVLGHYRDALGKPGTSLAMTLLELCRGRV